The following proteins come from a genomic window of Aphis gossypii isolate Hap1 unplaced genomic scaffold, ASM2018417v2 Contig00466, whole genome shotgun sequence:
- the LOC114125805 gene encoding zinc finger protein 862-like produces MSPTVYYQTLTVRNMQIYHPSINSLTSISLRRKEAFLLIRNTIDRRQRHGSSKHSTDSININQDIVTNSSTEDNLPENPVTLTSSSSKQGKVNRLYNTKWEADYPWLYFDNQRFGAFCKLCEKHVINDSALFASSRGIFVKTPFQNYKNALGKDGKLNKHTYSASHIRNVELEKLALVALKNPVYNQILNQNSEELKEEIAHTTKYEPLIKRLIVKTSDSLQNWINANSDRSTYTSKATASELLCCASEILDAKLDKEIYGKKFSLLADESTNINNKSELSICVRFVKNNQPVERFLNIVALSDTKAQTIIDAISNELTKHNLSYDNIIACGFDGASNMSGNKGGVRRFVSDKVGREVPYIHCRAHVLSLALTSMRNKFPKIKRVFHVLKDIYKLFHQSPKREELLHKIQAILNDPILKIPEAIEIRWLSHYKIVHAIKQSYIAITTTCEHIHQDGADLASLAGGILLSLREESFIVLLCGLDEILGAISNLSLTLQGPTICISALPTLIKSTTCHLNKILEGLKQDSVNKSTIIKNATDISSKLNSLKKDDYFKETISCLSQFLEQTIKEMNRRFNDTALTLIEGCAIFEDYKSFSNSSEKIIEQLCDCFSLNENEKDGVLSDYKSFMFVASQKVKTNGYPITDLLEANIGYEHLKKLSESILCIPIGTPTVERSFSAMNRIMTNLRNRMGQDTLQYCMKISIEGDEDPSIEYVDENIDQWIDTEEMKHRSYEILVNQAWEVFKSKDTGIKEKAASWLVTTAMKAKRKLGAGCGLNKWFRWLKI; encoded by the exons ATGTCACCGACGGTCTACTACCAGACCCTGACCGTCCGCAACATGCAGATATACCACCCATCGATAAACAGCTTGACATCAATCAGTCTTCGTCGAAAAGAAGCGTTCCTGTTAATTAGAAACACCATCGACCGAAGACAACGGCATGGCAGCAGTAAAC ATTCAACAGATTCTATTAACATAAATCAAGATATTGTAACTAACTCTTCAACTgaag ataaccTACCAGAGAACCCAGTTACATTAACTAGTAGTTCATCGAAACAAGGTAAAGTAAATCGATTGTATAACACTAAATGGGAAGCAGATTATCCTTGgctttattttgataatcagAGATTTGGtgctttttgtaaattatgtgAAAAACATGTAATCAACGATTCAGCGTTATTTGCTAGCTCAAGaggaatttttgttaaaacacCATtccaaaactataaaaatgctTTGGGAAAAgatggaaaattaaataaacatacatattcTGCGTCACATATTCGTAATGTAGAACTAGAAAAACTTGCTTTGGTAGCTTTAAAAAACCCtgtatataatcaaattttaaatcaaaattctgaagaat tgaaaGAAGAAATAGCTCATACAACTAAATATGAGCCATTAATTAAGCGATTAATTGTGAAAACCAGCGATTCACTTCAAAATTGGATTAATGCAAATAGTGACCGCTCAACATACACGAGTAAAGCTACAGCTAGTGAGCTATTATGTTGTGCTTCAGAAATATTAGATGCTAAGTTAGACAAAGAAATATACGggaaaaaattttctttattagcCGATGAAAgtacaaacataaataataaatctgaaTTATCTATATGTGTTCGcttcgttaaaaataatcaaccaGTTGAGAGATTTCTTAATATTGTTGCTTTATCTGATACTAAAGCTCAAACAATCATAGATGCAATAAGCAATGAGTTAACTAAGCATAATTTGtcctatgataatattatagcttgtGGTTTTGATGGGGCATCAAACATGTCCGGAAATAAAGGTGGAGTTCGTAGATTTGTATCCGATAAAGTTGGAAGAGAAGTGCCATATATTCACTGTCGAGCTCACGTATTATCACTTGCATTAACTAGTATGCGCAACAAATTTCCCAAAATTAAACGTGTGTTCCATGTATtgaaagatatttataaactgtttCATCAATCTCCTAAACGAGAAGAACTGCTTCATAAAATACAAGCGATTTTAAATGatccaatattaaaaatacctgAGGCTATTGAAATTCGGTGGTTAagtcattataaaatagttcatGCAATTAAACAGTCATATATTGCTATAACTACTACTTGTGAACACATTCATCAAGATGGCGCAGATTTAGCATCTTTGGCCGGTGGAATTTTACTAAGTCTCCGCGAAGAAAGTTTTATAGTACTTTTGTGTGGACTGGATGAAATATTAGGCGCAATctctaatttaagtttaacacTGCAAGGTCCTACAATTTGTATTTCAGCTTTGccaacattaattaaaagtactaCATgtcacttaaataaaattttagaagGTTTAAAACAAGATTCAGTGAATAAAAGTACCATCATTAAAAATGCTACTGATATTTCAAGTAAACTTAATTCACTAAAAAAAGACGATTATTTCAAAGAAACAATATCTTGCCTTTCACAGTTTTTGGAACAAACAATCAAAGAAATGAACCGTCGATTTAATGACACAGCTTTAACACTTATCGAAGGGTGTGCAATATTCGAAGATTAcaaatcattttcaaattcatcagaaaaaattattgaacagtTATGtgattgtttttctttaaatgaaaatgaaaaagatGGAGTATTATCAGATTATAAGTCTTTTATGTTTGTTGCTTCACAGAAAGTTAAAACAAACGGATATCCAATAACTGACCTTCTTGAAGCAAATATTGGTTATGAACATctgaaaaaattatcagaatCCATTTTATGTATTCCAATAGGAACGCCTACCGTAGAAAGATCATTCAGTGCGATGAATAGAATTATGACAAATCTTCGCAACCGAATGGGACAAGATACTCTTCAATACTGTATGAAAATAAGTATAGAAGGTGATGAAGATCCGTCAATTGAATATGTCGACGAG aatatagacCAATGGATTGATACCGAAGAGATGaa ACATAGATCTTatgaaatattagtaaatcaAGCTTGGGAAGTGTTTAAATCTAAAGATACTGGTATTAAGGAAAAAGCTGCGTCTTGGTTGGTTACAACAGCTATGAAGGCTAAACGCAAATTGGGCGCTGGTTGCGGCTTAAACAAGTGGTTTCGGTggctaaaaatttaa
- the LOC126554325 gene encoding zinc finger BED domain-containing protein 4-like, producing MTSRTSNVWKFFIKDSDKTATCSICQKKIKTSGNTSNLNGHLKRKHQNTLANIVNKDNLDNPEPEASTSNIPDVPSTPGTSEKTKDNHVSNEMFMGKFNRQKTIAETFGIMTSFKEGGVKSDKLIHAIMYMICKDNQPISIVEDEGFKYLMKTVSPHFKIFSRRYLSSKIYEKYDIMKEIVMTKLKNIQHFTLTTDIWTDIQTRSYIGVTIHFVEDYTLNSALLGVYELDERHTGKYIATKLLEVCKEWNISKQNIIAVVTDGAANMLKAIDLSYGKKRHILCFAHTLNLVAQHAISSVPELTNLISDVKNIVRWFKQSVVASDELRKATKGEGKLLQEVPTRWNSTFYMLEHFISLSNIVNDIVHRHIAAPPIISAKKIKDISEIIDILRPIEAANKQLCGQKFVTTSMVTPMIYMMTKNINEFKPTQEIGTQLKAGILYNCEQRFCEVEDVALLDPLALSNMLKYISDEIKQNNYVSESSSDDDIIERDVEKPFDLWQDHEQIVQQSSGRRGHHIINVPAHSQPAARESVIRYAPPVAPQIQIAPQIFVPDVPAGGSYVLTEDDICMFAMDAYEMQDADTESYTTG from the exons ATGACTAGTAGAACTAGCAATGTGTGGAAGTTTTTCATTAAAGACAGTGATAAAACTGCAACATGTTCAATATGccaaaaaaagataaaaacatCAG GTAACACATCTAATTTGAACGGCCATTTAAAAAGGAAACACCAAAATACTTTGgctaatattgttaataaggATAATCTGGATAATCCTGAACCTGAGGCATCGACTTCTAATATCCCTGATGTACCTAGTACACCTGGTACTAGTGAAAAAACTAAGGACAATCATGTATCAAATGAAATGTTTATGGGCAAATTTAATCGTCAAAAAACAATTGCTGAAACGTTTGGTATTATGACAAGTTTCAAAGAAGGTGGAGTAAAATCAGATAAACTTATTCAtgctataatgtatatgatttGTAAGGACAACCAGCCTATAAGCATTGTTGAGGATGAGGGATTCAAGTACTTAATGAAAACAGTATcaccacattttaaaatatttagtcgaAGATACCTTTCCAGCAAAATTTATgagaaatatgatattatgaaggAGATTGTtatgacaaaattaaaaaatattcaacattttacaCTTACAACAGACATTTGGACTGACATTCAAACCAGGAGTTACATTGGTGTTACTATTCATTTTGTTGAAGATTATACACTAAATTCTGCTTTGTTAGGAGTTTATGAATTAGATGAAAGGCATACAGGTAAATACATAGCAACCAAATTACTTGAAGTATGTAAAGAATGGAACATttccaaacaaaatataattgctGTGGTAACTGATGGAGCAGCTAATATGTTGAAAGCGATTGATTTATCATATGGAAAAAAACgccatatattatgttttgcgCACACGTTAAATCTTGTTGCACAACATGCCATTTCAAGTGTCCCTGAACtcacaaatttaatttcagatGTAAAAAACATTGTGAGATGGTTTAAACAAAGTGTTGTAGCAAGTGATGAATTAAGGAAAGCGACCAAAGGTGAGGGAAAATTACTCCAAGAAGTACCTACAAGATGGAATAGTACTTTTTACATGCTTGAACATTTCATTAGTTTAAGCAACATAGTTAATGATATTGTGCATAGACACATTGCAGCTCCACCTATTATTTcagccaaaaaaattaaagatatttctGAAATAATCGACATTTTAAGACCAATAGAAGCAGCTAACAAACAACTTTGTGGCCAAAAATTTGTGACAACCAGTATGGTTACTCCCATGATCTACATGATgacaaaaaacataaacgaATTTAAACCTACACAGGAGATAGGTACTCAGCTTAAAGCAGGAATTTTGTACAACTGTGAACAGAGATTTTGTGAAGTGGAGGATGTTGCTCTTTTAG atCCATTAGCTTTATCTAACatgctaaaatatatttctgatgagataaagcaaaataattatgttagtgAGAGCTCTTCTGATGATGACATCATAG aacgtGATGTGGAAAAACCATTCGATTTGTGGCAAGATCACGAACAAATTGTACAACAATCTTCTGGTCGTAGAGGACACC ataTCATTAACGTGCCCGCACATAGTCAACCCGCCGCACGAGAGAGCGTTATTCGGTATGCGCCTCCTGTCGCTCCTCAGATCCAGATAGCGCCTCAAATTTTTGTACCGGATGTCCCGGCTGGCGGTTCGTACGTGTTAACTGAAGATGATATTTGTATGTTCGCAATGGATGCATATGAAATGCAAGACGCCGATACag aaTCTTACACTACTGGTTAA